ATCATTTCTCCTCCGTGAACTTTAATTGCATTTCCAGATTtctgtttggtttcctttactgcttcctgaatgtgcagactgaataacgctggagataggctacagccctgtcacattcctttctcaaccactgcttcttctTTGTGGCCTTAGACTCTCATAACTACAgtatggtttctgtaaaagttgtaaatatcctcttcctctctgtattttaTACTGCTGCCTTCAGAGTTGTGTATTGCTGTCAACGAAATAAGTTAGTTTGTCAATAATACGTTTAAAGTCATGTAACACATTTCTAGTATAAGTTCTGCAACCAGTGCTTCTCGACGAAAGATTTATTTCACCATAACTATTTTCGTGCCTGAGCTCGTCAGGTGGCAGTGAGGATTTCTCataaatttcatattattttggTCCTATGAAGTGAAATGTCAGGAGATTGGTTATTTTCTCTACAAAAGATTTtcattatgaaactttctggcagattaaaactgtgtgccagacggagactcgaactcggtttcGCAGGGgaactcctgtgaagtttggaaggtaggagatggggtacttgcagaattgaagctgtgaggccgggtcatgagccgtgctagggtagctcagttggtagagcattttcctgtgaaaggcaaacgtcccgagttcaaATTgcagtccagtacacagttttaatctgacagaatcGGCAAACACTTTGCcgaagagtgaaaattcattctggaggctTGTCATAGTGTTAaagatatttacattttatttactttaggGAAGGTTATTCTTTATGCAGTACGGCATAGGGTTGTGTGTAATTAATATGGACAATGCTAAATGTGAACATGACAAAAAGACAAGATTCGTGTTATATAACAGGACCAAAATAATGTGAAATTTCCACAAGAAAACCTCACTACTGTCTGATGGTAGGCTCAGGTCTGAAACTAGTAACAGTGTAATAAAGCATTCATCAAAAAGTGCAACTGATTGCAGATTTTTCCTTcaaacagatggaaaaaattatAACACCCaaaaaaattacatctacatccatactccacaagccacctgtcggtgtgtggtggagggtaccttgagtacctctatcggttctcccttctattccagtctcgcattgttcgtggaaagaaggattgtcggtatgcttctgtgtgggccataatctctctgattttatcctcacggtctcttcgcgagatatacgtaggagggagcaatatactgcttgactcttcggtgaaggtatgttccccaattaattaatgtagagtactgaAATTATGGGAATGCATttttctagataacatatttaagtggtcaacactacaagatcacaggttaatgtgagtgtgagagaagccattgcaaatgtgaaattctagtAAATTAGTAACCAGTGTCacagctagaatgttgaatgcaaactccCAAACGGGCACACATTGTATTGTACAGACGCGAGACGTCAGTTTGTCGGATGGTTTTCCAAGCTTGCTGCACTTGGTCAGTCATGACGGGGATGGTTAATGCCGGTTGTGGATGACGTCGGAGATGCCATATAATGACAACCTGTACGGCTCGATTGGAGAGAGATttcgtgatcgagcaggccgaggcgaCATGTAGACACACTGTAAAGCGTGTTGCGTTACAACAGCTGCATgtgggtgttatcctgctggaaaacaccccccaGAATGCTGTTCTCGAAtgacagcacgacaggtcgaatcactagattgacgtacaaattgacaatcagggtgtgtgggataacacctggagtgctcctgctgtcatacggttTGCATCCCAGAtaataactgcaggtgtaggtccagagtgtctaACACGTGGACAGGTCGGTTGCAGGTACTCTACTGCTCTCCTCGTAACAAACACACGACCGTAACTGGCAGAGAGGCAAAATGAGCTTTCACCAGAACACCAACAGATCTCTGCCCTGTTCTCCAGTTAGGTCTCACTTAACACCACttgaagttgcaaatggtggtggttcgAGGTCAGTGGGATGTGTGCTACAGGGCAACGGATCAGTAACAGTTTCTTGTGCCAATGCTGCttaagttgctgctgcagatgcagtatgatgcatcagagccatacactgaacgTAATGGTCTTCCCTGTGGGTAGTGCCACTCGGCTATCCGGAACTCGGCCTCCTTGCGAccctacattcccgtgaccaccgctgccagcagttgtGTACAGTGGCAACATTACCGCCAAGTGATTCCGCAGTGTCCGAGAAGGAACCTCCAGCTTCTCTTATTACACACACTCTTTCAAAGTCGGTGAGGTGTCGATAACAGCGTCTTCGTCACCTTAAAGGAATTCctcactaacatcagctcaccacgtccagtctcagaggtaactaGCAATCGCGACCGTTACAGCAGGTACTTAAAGCAAATCTgagttgcatcctcatagtggcattaAGAGCAGCTGGTGCATAagaatcatctttcagatgtagaaatatgcctaccaacttttgtttatatcccacaactcctccttggtgtcccaagggtgtgtgtgtgtgtgtgtgtgtgtgtgtgtgtgtgtgtgtgtgtgtgtgtttttgatgaaggccttactagcTGAAAGCTTTGTTtctgatagtcgttttgttgtgcctatgtgcgactcagcatatctgctgtatggtgagtagcaactttccttttcgtgtGTATTTAAAAAAACAGCTGCAAGATTCTTGAACTGTTACGAATAAAATaatgtcctatgtaaaatgtaAGGCTGTCAGATTTCAGTGTCCTAATGCCGCACCTCACTTATTCCCCAGGTGGGCGTGCGGCAGCGCGGCTGCAACGGGCTGAGCTACACGCTGGAATACGCCGCCGAGAAGGGCCGGTTGGACGAGGAGGTGGTCCAGGACGGGGCGCGCGTCATCATCGACCGCAAGGCGCAGCTCACGCTGCTCGGCACCGAGATGGACTACGTCGAGACGCGCCTCGCCTCGGAGTTTGTCTTCAACAACCCCAACATCAAAGGCACCTGTGGCTGCGGCGAGAGCTTCTCGGTGTGAGTGCGGCAGTCGGAGGCGTTCGCCGCACGGGAGAGGTCTCGCCGTTCTGCGTCTCCTTTCCGTCTCAGCCCGTGTCGACACTGTGGCGACCTTGCTTAGCTCAGTAATGTTCCTGTTTAGTTAAGTTTTTTTCCTGCTAGATGTACCTGCCAGTTATGACAGTACTAGATATATGGTGCTACCTGAGTGTTTTCAGGATTTGACAGTTTTGGAGAGTGCAAGAGTAAAAGCGAACTGCAGGATCGATACTGACTTTTTTCACAGCAGAATCCTCGGGTAAAATGTTCTCGGTTAACTCACTGGTGAAATTCAGATGACGTCAGACATATTTCAGCAGTCTGGGTGGGGCTCTCAGTCTCGCGATACGGCAGCTTCCGGTCGTGCACCCTGTGTCGTCGTGACATTACGGGGTGGGGAATGCCGAAGTGTTGCCCTCTCCTGCCAGACGGTGAGTTTACACGCACACTGGCTGGTGTCACTCGCACACTCTGCATGGTAAACTGTACGCTCCCTCCTCGCCTGGTATTTCTCTCACGTGACGTTAACGGGGGAGATGCACAGCTGGCAGGTCGGTGATGGTGCTCATCTTTTGTGCACTTGCGGTTTATATTTAGATGTAACAGACACCACTTTGGTACAACACACTTGTCAGTCTTTTTTTGAGAAATAGAGGTTCAGAACCTTGTGATCCTGCCACGTACCGCACGAAAGTGCCGGTTGTCGAGCGGCGGTGTCAGCGTGGCCGGTTGAGGTGGCGTACTAAAAGTCTGCTCAATCCTACTGCACCTGAATTGTCCTCCAAACACTCTTGTTGGTACAATGAAAGTTTGTTTAGAAAACATCAGTATAATAATCATAGTAATACATTCGATCTTGTATTGCAGGAAAATTATACCAGGCTATGCTTAGAATAGTGTGAAATTTATTGAAATAAGCATATGAATATCGtcatcatcaatcatcatcatcatccattatcGCACCTCAGTTACAGCTCACTGTGAGTGTGCGACAGTGATCCGTCATTAGTCAGTCAGTTTACTCATTGCCGAGTGTCATGACCTTATTTCTCGAGTACCTGAATCTTTAAAAAGTTGTCTCCACTCGGAGCTCTTCAGTGCTTCCCAATATGTGGAGTGATAGGCCACTAATCTTCTTCACTTTACCCAGTCAACCTGTTCCTGCTCTTCCTCGTAGTCTTCTGCCTTCAGTTTTGCTTCACGAAATAATCTTTCTGAAATTATCCCCTTCCCTTCTCAAAAAGTACCCATGAAAACTGTATCTATCTTTGACTGATGCAGAAAGCTAAACTTGTTATGCTAAATTCTTCTAGAAGATAAGCTCCGGTTCTTCTTTCTGTCCGAGGTACACACATCTTCCGCCAATACCGCATCTCTAAGGCACCAATTCTGCTCGTGTGACTAGCTTACACAGTCCAAGTCTCGCAGCTGTATAACAACACAGGGAGCGCCAGTGATTCCACCGagcatatcttctttgttttggatgTTGCCTGGTTCTGCCAGATCGTGGAGAGTTTGGCTGTCGAGACTTAACAAAGGAGATTTTGATGTTTTATTTCCTTATCATAGTTTCTTATCATTGATAAGAGATCAGATATACAGTCATTCAATACCTCCAGATTCTCCAAGCAATCTGCAAGTTGGATTTGATctgtatttagaaataaaaaaaatgcttttcaaaacaaccaccatcattatttcttcttcttcttcttcttcttcttattattattattattattattattattattattattttcattattattttctggcCATCGAGGACCATGTTAAGTCCTGTTATATTTGGCAGTGAACTTCATTTTCTTTGAAGCGCAGAGTTTGATTGGGTTTGCTTACGTTCCTCAATCCACAAGGACGGCCTTTTCTTTTTGGTCGCTCGTCTTGGTATAGCTTGTTTGTCACCAATTTCTTATGGAAGAGATCTCTATCACAAGCATCTTAAGATTTGATTTGTAAGAGTTGGAGGTCCTAGTAACCTTTTACTGGAAGTCTGTGACCCTTTGTCAAAGTTTATTAGTACATGATCTGTTTCAAGGTTTTCCTAGTGTTTCTGGGGATCGATTTGAATCTAATTACTGACATTTAGTGATCTGTAGCCACATTTATGCCCTACTCAAACTTAGATTTGTAATCTCCGTACTCTTTCTACTGGATATTGCGACTTGAAAAATTTCGATCTTTCCTGCAGTTCGGACAGGAAATGGCCAAATTGTCTGGCTTCTGGGTAGTTGCCAAAAGTGGGTCGGTGTGACTAGCAAGTTGAGAATTTCACATCTGGAGACCAGTATGTAGGTCACTTGTCCTGTGGGCAGGATAGCGTCTAATCACTCTTCCATACTTTCATTCTCAAATATGTAAGAAGCTTCGATATTTGCAACCGATTAAGCAGGTCGTTTTAGAGTCGCAGCATATGTGATTCTGACCATTGTAGATTCCTTGAGGGTCCTTTTTTGAGCTCTACTGCTTTCCGAAAAATCTGATCTGTTGCAATATTGAAGTCTTTAGAGGAATATTTGGGGGAAAAAATATCAATAGACAGGAAGGCAACAGAGTAGGTTTGAGTAGAGTAGTCTCTCACCTTAGCTGTTTATGGTAACATTGCTGCTAGACGGCTGACCCTCTCGTACGGTATCTGACAGCTTCGTAACACGTACGTCAGTCCCAGAAATGCTCAAAGTGCTTCATACTAGAGTGGCATTTGTTATATTTAAGTACGTACTAAAAGTGCGTGAAAGATCGCTGAAGAAGTGTCTTGTGTACACTTCCCTCATAAGAGTGTAGAGTCACTGTTAAAGTTATCACAGTCTGATTTGAATGCATCACCTAAAGTGATAGTCCTGCAATTTCCTGCTCTCGTGGTACATGTAGCAGCTTTTATGCTTCGAAGTTCGTACCTGTGATCAGATTGCTGTGCTGTTCACTGGAGTTGCTATTGTCAGATTGCAGTGGATGTTGGAAGTTGTGGGAATTTCCCATAAAAAATATGGCAGCTGGAGGGTGCAGCTTTTGTATTACTGGAGGCCTGGAAAATGCTTGCAAAACCACGTACATCCAGTATTCGAGCTCTGCAAAATAATGGGCACTTCTGTATGGATGTGGTATTGTAGCTCTGCTCATTTGTGTTATAGTGTTCAGAATGCAGCCTTCTGCTTTGTACAGGGTCAAAAGTTTCCATGTCTCTCCTGTTAGTCTTCCTGCTTTGTTACGCAGATCTTTGAACCGAGACTGGTGTTTGTTTCCACCGGGCCTTtccctactacaaatttttcaacAGTTTTGCAATTTGTAAAATAGCTATAAAAATCACTTCTATTGTGTGGGAGCTAGCATAGTTTGTGATGGgaattaatttttctaattttgtctggaCAATGTGAGTATACTTTACCAATTTCAAATAAGAGGATTCCACATTTTCAATAAAATTAGGCAATAAACTGTTATAATGTTGATTACACTCATTATTTTCTGTGCTATCCTAAAGGTTGTTGACACATTATGTTAAAAAGAAAGTAACCCTAGATTCTCTGCAGCAGGTTCACAGGAGAAAGTTTTACAGTTTCACACACCTCGTGTAGCCCATAATTATTTCATCATGCCACCATTCACTTAAAGCTGGTGAAAAGCTTTCTGTGTCAGCAACCACAAAGGACAGAGCAAATGTCagtattaagtttttttttacTTCACATGACCTTTTTTCTGCACCTCATACTGTTGTCCTTTCAACTGAGCTGCCACAGATGTACGAATACAGAAATCCAGCCAAACGTTACCTTTCCGTACGGTGCAAAATTGATAATTTTATGTTATTAAAAATAGGAATGCAGTGATCCaaaattaatgaaagaaaatagTAAAGAAAAGCAAACACTGTTAACTTCTAAAATGCTTGTTGTAAGTGATGCAAGATAGTTTCCTGTCTAAAGCTCTGTGATTGTGACTCTATTATACAGTATATACTGCCCATGTTCCAAAGATCAGCTGTTTCAATGCTCCCACTGTTATCATTCTTCATTGACTTTACCTTTAGCATAAAATGTAGTACTTACTTTTGTATCAGCTCCACAGTATTGTCAAACTGTGAATCATTCCTGCAAACCAAATACCAGTATATATTCTAAACTTGTACATAGATTGTGCACCTCTTGTGGGCGATGAAAACAAACTTTTTTCTGTACATAGCACATTGTTAAACTGTACATattgatatttttgttgtttttttgttattaaaaGCCAAAAATTTCTGTTGCGGaacttcatttacattttttttttgcaattgacCCGATTTTCCTTGCATATGAAAACACCAGCTTTGTCCTCATATATAGAACTGTAACCACAAATAAAAATTATAGATAATTGGAACAAACAGTATACAACTGTGTCAATTGCGTGTAAACACAAATATCGTGATTACAACCCTCATTGGCACAAATTATGATGTTGTGTTCAGTACAAATTTTCCTCCTATAATTTTGTAACATGTTTCATTTCATTGTGCTGAAGAAGATGGACACATCTGTTAAAAATGAGAATTGGTATGCTACTTAACAAGAGTGGTTCTTCATGTTTTGTACCTTATCAGCACGAGAGAAAGTGGAGTGCAAGAGCTCCGTGTTGACCACATAGCAGTCTGAAGTAGAGATGGGCATACTGATTCATCTGTGGGAACCAGTTCACTGGTTCctctttttttgaaccattcatttttactcgttcaccttcCCTTTATTTAACTGCACATACTATGCGgattttaaataaatttgtaagaaaaaaatataaagtatGCCAAGTATTCCTTCTGCATGGTACGTTTGTTGATTGCCTCATATGgacaggttatttacttcatttccttagcTGAATTAATCACATTTTTCGTGTGGCATGAGGGACCAGTGACCCAAAGCCAGGTAGAGGTGTCGGAGCAGACCGAATGGAAGTAGGAATTAGGAAAACCAGTTACAACACAGCACGGACCATTCACTCCAGCCGCCATTTCTTTTGAGGAAAGCTAGTAATTGTAGCGAGCACACCGTCTTCATTTTAAGTTCATTCATAGAAAATAATATATACTTGCGATTGCATTACTAGCGTGAAATAACTTTAAATAATCTGGCTTGCATCGAACCGACAGTTTACTCGTACAATGTGCAGAGCATGTAAATTAACTCGGCATCGAAGTGTTATGCTGTGTACGTGTGGGAAGTAAAGGTTTATTTGGAATAATCACAGCTTCTGACACAGCAGCTGAGAAACAGCTTGCTAAAATTAGATTTGTGTCAACAGAGGGGATAAATACATAAATATGCTCTGAGATCAATGAAACTTCCTAAGTGAAATAAACATTActacttttttttccttcaaaacctgCATGGCATAGCACACACCATTGCTTCGAAGATCTTTACAGCCGAAAAATATCAGTTTTTGATCAGTATTTGTTTGAAAGTGACTTGGCGGTTCGTGTACGGAATCAGTTATCAGTTACTTGAGAAAGAAAACAGCTGAGCAAGCACAGGTTGCCATTAACAGACGACAGCGAAACTAATTTGAAATTCAATAATTAATTGTCTATTAACATACTCGAAATATAAATTTTACACACCAATGTACTTGAAAATAGAGGAAAAGTTCAATGCTTACA
This DNA window, taken from Schistocerca serialis cubense isolate TAMUIC-IGC-003099 chromosome 11, iqSchSeri2.2, whole genome shotgun sequence, encodes the following:
- the LOC126426859 gene encoding iron-sulfur cluster assembly 1 homolog, mitochondrial; translated protein: MAARVVAAATVKAVKGVRKAIPTRAALVLTPAAVNKVKELMKARPDSIGLKVGVRQRGCNGLSYTLEYAAEKGRLDEEVVQDGARVIIDRKAQLTLLGTEMDYVETRLASEFVFNNPNIKGTCGCGESFSV